A genome region from Actinopolymorpha sp. NPDC004070 includes the following:
- a CDS encoding NAD(P)H-hydrate dehydratase, translated as MRTAHTVVQIRAAEAALMATVPEGTLMDRAATGLAHACVDFLGGAYGADVLIVAGSGANGGDALYAGARLARRGARVAAILLNPDKTHAGGLAALRAAGGHVVSEDDREDAVARADLVLDGIVGIGGKPGLRPDAVAVMDLVQRYDVPVVAVDVPSGIDVDTGETPEPHVRAAVTVTFGTHKVGLFVDPGASAAGVVHLVDIGLGPYLPEPAAESLQATDVAALLPAPDRTSHKYSRGVLGVVAGSEQYTGAAVLAVSGALGGPLGMVRYVGPDEPARLVRARRPEVVVGEGRVQAWVVGSGLGEAPERADDVARALAGGVPVLVDADGLRHVLGRCEGEVLLTPHEGELARMLEVERTDVTARRLHYARAAADRWNATVLLKGATTVVAAPSGPVRVNLVGTPWVATAGSGDVLSGICGALLAGGLSPLDAGSVGCFLHETAGVLASRGGPIVAEDIAAALPDAYRFVRSAAGDAAAGDA; from the coding sequence ATGCGCACCGCGCACACCGTCGTCCAGATCAGGGCCGCCGAGGCCGCGCTGATGGCGACCGTGCCCGAGGGCACGTTGATGGACCGCGCCGCGACCGGACTTGCCCACGCCTGCGTGGACTTCCTCGGCGGCGCCTACGGCGCCGACGTCCTGATCGTGGCGGGGTCGGGGGCGAACGGCGGCGACGCGTTGTACGCCGGAGCCCGGCTCGCCCGGCGCGGCGCCCGGGTGGCCGCGATCCTGCTGAACCCGGACAAGACGCACGCCGGTGGCCTGGCCGCACTGCGTGCTGCCGGCGGTCACGTGGTGTCCGAGGACGACCGCGAGGACGCGGTGGCCCGCGCCGATCTGGTGCTCGACGGCATCGTCGGCATCGGGGGCAAGCCCGGCCTGCGCCCGGACGCCGTCGCGGTGATGGACCTGGTCCAGCGGTACGACGTACCCGTGGTCGCGGTCGACGTGCCGTCCGGCATCGACGTGGACACCGGTGAGACGCCCGAGCCGCACGTGCGCGCCGCGGTGACGGTGACGTTCGGCACCCACAAGGTGGGCCTGTTCGTCGACCCGGGCGCCTCCGCCGCCGGGGTGGTCCACCTGGTCGACATCGGGCTCGGCCCGTACCTCCCGGAGCCGGCGGCGGAGTCGCTGCAGGCCACCGACGTGGCCGCCCTGCTCCCGGCGCCGGACCGCACCTCGCACAAGTACTCCCGCGGCGTGCTCGGCGTGGTGGCCGGCTCCGAGCAGTACACCGGCGCGGCGGTGCTCGCGGTCAGCGGCGCCCTGGGCGGGCCCCTCGGCATGGTCCGCTACGTCGGGCCGGACGAACCCGCCCGGCTGGTCCGGGCACGCCGGCCCGAGGTCGTCGTGGGCGAGGGCAGGGTGCAGGCCTGGGTGGTCGGGTCCGGTCTGGGCGAGGCGCCCGAACGCGCCGACGACGTCGCCCGCGCGCTGGCCGGGGGCGTGCCCGTGCTGGTCGACGCCGACGGCCTGCGGCACGTGCTCGGGCGGTGCGAGGGCGAGGTCCTGCTCACTCCGCACGAGGGTGAGCTAGCCCGGATGCTCGAGGTGGAGCGTACGGACGTCACGGCCCGTCGGCTGCACTACGCGCGGGCGGCCGCCGACCGCTGGAACGCCACCGTGCTGCTCAAGGGCGCGACCACGGTGGTGGCGGCGCCGAGCGGTCCCGTCCGGGTCAACTTGGTGGGCACACCCTGGGTGGCGACCGCCGGGTCCGGCGACGTGCTGTCCGGCATCTGTGGTGCGCTGCTGGCCGGCGGGCTGTCGCCGCTGGACGCGGGCAGCGTGGGTTGCTTCCTGCACGAGACGGCCGGCGTACTCGCCTCGCGCGGCGGCCCGATCGTCGCCGAGGACATCGCCGCCGCCCTTCCGGACGCCTACCGGTTCGTCCGGAGCGCCGCCGGGGACGCGGCCGCCGGGGACGCCTGA
- the tsaE gene encoding tRNA (adenosine(37)-N6)-threonylcarbamoyltransferase complex ATPase subunit type 1 TsaE, which yields MTDLHVVEAKPTDAAALVAVIHAAFGARPPLDPPGTALRETVQSVEDAVRSYGGLLAQVDGRPAGAMLLAENDGWLDLRRVSVHPRFQHRGVATAMVGCAEEVAAEHGLAGVRLVARAELPATLTFWRHRGYLVAGQDGPNIHLAKRLPVEITAVSVEDTQEVGRRLARILRAGDLVLLTGELGAGKTTLTQGIGDGLGVRGQVTSPTFVIARAHPSTVGGPPLVHVDAYRLGGVAELDDLDLDTSVTDAVTVVEWGEGLAEGLAEDRLEVVVSRSVGEETTGEGGVSEAADRTANGTAGEPEDEREDVRQVRVVPVGRRWLDVALRDALAEGLAADVRSVPN from the coding sequence GTGACCGACCTGCACGTCGTCGAGGCCAAGCCCACGGACGCGGCTGCCCTGGTGGCCGTCATCCACGCGGCGTTCGGCGCCCGGCCGCCCCTGGACCCACCGGGAACCGCGCTGCGGGAGACCGTGCAGTCGGTCGAGGACGCGGTGCGTTCCTACGGCGGGCTGCTGGCCCAGGTCGACGGCCGCCCCGCCGGTGCGATGCTGCTCGCCGAGAACGACGGGTGGCTCGACCTGCGCCGGGTGTCGGTGCACCCGAGGTTCCAGCATCGCGGCGTGGCCACCGCGATGGTCGGCTGTGCCGAGGAGGTCGCGGCCGAGCACGGGCTCGCGGGCGTACGACTGGTCGCCCGCGCCGAGCTGCCGGCCACGCTCACGTTCTGGCGGCACCGCGGCTATCTCGTGGCCGGCCAGGACGGGCCGAACATCCACCTGGCCAAGCGGCTCCCGGTGGAGATCACGGCGGTCAGCGTCGAGGACACCCAGGAGGTCGGCCGGCGGCTGGCGAGGATCCTGCGCGCCGGTGACCTGGTGCTACTGACGGGTGAGCTCGGTGCCGGCAAGACCACGTTGACGCAGGGGATCGGTGACGGGCTGGGCGTTCGCGGCCAGGTCACCTCGCCGACCTTCGTGATCGCCCGCGCGCACCCGTCGACGGTCGGCGGCCCGCCGCTGGTGCACGTCGACGCGTACCGCCTGGGCGGCGTGGCCGAACTCGACGATCTCGACCTGGACACCTCCGTGACCGACGCGGTCACCGTGGTCGAGTGGGGCGAGGGACTCGCCGAGGGCCTGGCCGAGGACCGGCTGGAGGTCGTGGTCAGCCGCAGTGTGGGGGAGGAGACCACGGGCGAAGGAGGCGTGTCCGAGGCCGCGGACCGGACCGCGAACGGGACTGCGGGCGAGCCGGAGGACGAACGCGAGGATGTCCGGCAGGTCCGGGTCGTCCCCGTCGGCCGGCGCTGGCTGGACGTCGCGCTGCGCGACGCGCTGGCCGAGGGGCTCGCGGCCGACGTCAGGTCCGTCCCGAACTGA
- a CDS encoding P1 family peptidase, which produces MNERRNPGGPANPYGALTDVPDVLVGQVERVGGGWLTGVTAVIPPSGTIGAVDVRGGGPGTHETDALAPGTLVDTVDAVTLAGGSSFGLAAATGVQRWCEEQGRGVAIGPEAVVPVVPAAIVFDLGKGGDLRNRPDADLGYAAATEAAGGVVRTGSVGAGTGASFSLPRLKGGVGTASVRLPGGIVVGALVVANAYGSPCLDDTGALLAAQYVADEALRPGVPSPAEHARAQADPAGGAGASADSPDVLNTTLAVVATNARLTHPQTLRMAAAAHDGLARSVRPVHTLVDGDTVFALATGTAEVVAAAPVAWPGAAEIGGAAAVQAAAADAVTLAMVDAVLAATRVRTPAVDLPGYLDRYPSARPPGRSDRSLPSA; this is translated from the coding sequence GTGAACGAACGCCGGAATCCGGGCGGGCCGGCCAACCCGTACGGCGCGCTGACCGACGTGCCGGACGTGCTGGTGGGGCAGGTCGAGCGCGTCGGTGGCGGCTGGCTGACCGGCGTCACGGCGGTGATCCCGCCCTCGGGGACCATCGGCGCCGTGGACGTCCGCGGCGGCGGGCCAGGCACCCACGAGACGGACGCGCTGGCACCTGGGACGCTGGTCGACACCGTGGACGCGGTGACGCTGGCCGGCGGAAGCTCGTTCGGGCTGGCCGCGGCCACCGGCGTGCAGCGCTGGTGTGAGGAACAGGGCCGCGGCGTCGCCATCGGCCCGGAAGCCGTGGTGCCGGTGGTGCCGGCCGCGATCGTCTTCGACCTGGGCAAGGGCGGGGACCTCCGCAACCGCCCGGACGCCGACCTCGGCTACGCCGCCGCCACCGAGGCCGCCGGCGGGGTGGTCCGCACCGGCTCGGTGGGGGCGGGTACCGGTGCGTCGTTCAGCCTCCCCCGGCTCAAGGGCGGCGTGGGTACGGCGAGCGTGCGGCTTCCCGGCGGCATCGTGGTCGGCGCGCTGGTGGTGGCCAACGCCTACGGCTCGCCCTGCCTGGACGACACCGGTGCGCTGCTGGCCGCGCAGTACGTCGCCGACGAGGCACTCCGGCCGGGAGTCCCCTCGCCTGCCGAGCATGCCCGGGCGCAGGCGGACCCGGCGGGCGGCGCGGGTGCTTCGGCCGACTCTCCGGACGTCCTCAACACCACCCTCGCCGTCGTGGCCACGAACGCCCGGCTCACCCACCCGCAGACGCTGCGGATGGCGGCCGCGGCCCACGACGGCCTGGCCCGGTCGGTCCGGCCGGTGCACACCCTGGTCGACGGGGACACCGTCTTCGCCCTGGCCACGGGCACGGCCGAGGTGGTCGCCGCCGCGCCGGTGGCCTGGCCCGGCGCCGCCGAGATCGGTGGCGCGGCCGCGGTGCAGGCGGCCGCCGCCGACGCGGTCACGCTCGCGATGGTGGACGCCGTCCTCGCCGCCACGCGGGTCCGCACCCCGGCCGTGGACCTGCCGGGCTACCTCGACCGCTATCCCTCCGCGCGCCCGCCCGGGCGTTCGGACCGCAGCCTGCCGTCGGCGTAG
- a CDS encoding VIT family protein has product MSDARAETGTEDIHANDAGQGIGSVSNRLNWLRAGVLGANDGIVSVAGIVVGVAAATAEVSAILVAGVAGLLAGAFSMAAGEYVSVSTQRDTEKALLDKERWELANMPDQELEELARMWEAKGISPGLARKIAEELTERDALRAHAEIEFGIDPDDLTSPWNAALASFVAFTVGALLPLAAIIFPPTSLRVPITFGAVVIALVITGTVSARLGGAKARRAAIRTVVGGALAMVVTYVVGHLVGVGV; this is encoded by the coding sequence ATGAGTGACGCGCGGGCCGAAACCGGCACGGAGGACATCCACGCGAACGACGCGGGCCAGGGCATCGGCAGCGTCTCCAACAGGCTGAACTGGCTGCGTGCGGGCGTCCTCGGCGCCAACGACGGGATCGTCTCCGTCGCGGGCATCGTCGTGGGCGTCGCCGCCGCCACCGCCGAGGTCTCGGCGATCCTGGTGGCCGGCGTCGCCGGTCTGCTGGCCGGGGCCTTCTCCATGGCTGCGGGCGAGTATGTCTCGGTGAGCACTCAGCGTGACACCGAGAAGGCGCTGCTGGACAAGGAGCGCTGGGAACTCGCCAACATGCCCGACCAGGAGCTGGAGGAGCTGGCGAGGATGTGGGAGGCCAAGGGCATCTCGCCCGGGCTGGCCCGCAAGATCGCCGAGGAGCTCACCGAGCGGGACGCCCTCCGGGCGCACGCCGAGATCGAGTTCGGGATCGACCCCGACGACCTCACCAGTCCCTGGAACGCCGCCCTGGCGTCGTTCGTCGCGTTCACCGTCGGCGCGCTGCTGCCGTTGGCGGCGATCATCTTCCCACCGACCAGCCTGCGGGTCCCGATCACGTTCGGCGCCGTCGTGATCGCCCTGGTGATCACCGGCACCGTCAGTGCCCGCCTGGGCGGCGCCAAGGCCCGCCGCGCCGCCATCCGCACGGTCGTCGGCGGCGCGCTCGCGATGGTGGTGACCTACGTCGTCGGCCACCTGGTGGGCGTCGGCGTCTGA
- the rimI gene encoding ribosomal protein S18-alanine N-acetyltransferase → MIAIRPARPADLARLRALETACFGRDAWGEQALEGELAGVPDTRCVLVAEDADTSADSADSADVADVADIAEIDTCWGTGADTVTGTGETTIAGYASLLAVAATADVQRIAVRPDRRREGIGRALLDALLAQARDRGCAEALLEVRHDNAAALAMYEAIGFEQIARRRGYYHGVADALVLRLAPLD, encoded by the coding sequence GTGATCGCCATCCGGCCGGCTCGTCCCGCGGACCTCGCGAGGTTGCGCGCGCTGGAGACGGCCTGCTTCGGCCGGGACGCCTGGGGCGAACAGGCACTGGAGGGCGAGCTCGCCGGGGTACCCGACACCAGGTGCGTCCTTGTCGCCGAGGACGCCGACACGTCCGCCGACAGCGCCGACAGCGCCGACGTCGCCGACGTCGCCGACATCGCGGAGATCGACACCTGCTGGGGCACCGGCGCCGACACCGTCACCGGCACCGGCGAGACCACGATCGCGGGGTACGCCTCCCTGCTCGCGGTCGCGGCCACGGCCGACGTCCAACGCATCGCCGTACGACCGGACCGCCGCCGGGAGGGGATCGGGCGGGCGCTGCTGGACGCGCTGCTCGCGCAGGCCCGGGACCGCGGCTGTGCGGAGGCATTGCTGGAGGTACGCCACGACAACGCCGCCGCGCTGGCGATGTACGAGGCGATCGGGTTCGAGCAGATCGCCCGGCGGCGCGGCTACTACCACGGGGTGGCCGACGCCCTGGTGCTCCGGCTCGCCCCGCTGGACTAG
- the alr gene encoding alanine racemase translates to MDTGRTQSPRAAAGRQGADGAAACAAAPEHGSATGRAEARIDLAAIRANVEAIRGRVGGPAVLAVVKADGYGHGLVPAARAAVDGGAGWLGVATVEEALALRAAGLTAPRILSWLAAPGERWQPAVAAGVDVAAYSAWQLNEIAEAAEHADTTAQVHLKIDSGLNRGGAGRKDWPALIDAALSAEAEGTVRVAGIWSHLACADELGHPSVDRQLAVFEEAVAFAERVGVRPEVRHLANSAATLTRPDTHFDLVRPGLAVYGLSPVPEVSSPEELGLVPAMSVRARLALVKRVPAGEGVSYGHRYVTSAETTLGLVPLGYADGVPRAASNVGPVWAGGRRRTIAGTVCMDQFVLDLGDDATVAGDEVILFGTGTSGEPTAQDWADATGTISWEIVTRVGARVPRHYVGGRA, encoded by the coding sequence ATGGACACAGGTCGAACGCAATCACCCCGCGCCGCCGCGGGCCGGCAGGGCGCGGACGGCGCCGCCGCATGCGCTGCCGCGCCCGAGCACGGCAGCGCCACCGGCCGTGCCGAGGCACGCATCGACCTCGCCGCCATCCGCGCCAACGTCGAGGCGATCCGCGGCCGGGTCGGCGGCCCCGCCGTGCTGGCCGTGGTCAAGGCCGACGGCTACGGCCACGGCCTGGTGCCGGCGGCCCGGGCCGCGGTCGACGGCGGAGCCGGATGGCTGGGCGTGGCCACGGTCGAGGAGGCGCTGGCCCTGCGGGCGGCCGGGCTCACCGCGCCGCGGATCCTGTCCTGGCTGGCCGCGCCGGGCGAGCGCTGGCAGCCTGCGGTGGCCGCCGGCGTCGACGTCGCCGCCTACTCCGCCTGGCAGCTGAACGAGATCGCCGAGGCGGCCGAGCACGCTGACACCACCGCGCAGGTGCACCTGAAGATCGACAGCGGGCTCAACCGCGGCGGCGCGGGCCGGAAGGACTGGCCGGCCCTGATCGACGCGGCGCTGAGCGCCGAGGCGGAGGGCACGGTCCGGGTCGCCGGGATCTGGTCCCACCTGGCGTGTGCCGACGAGCTGGGCCACCCGTCGGTCGACCGGCAGCTCGCGGTGTTCGAGGAGGCGGTGGCGTTCGCCGAGCGGGTGGGGGTCCGCCCCGAGGTGCGCCACCTCGCCAACTCCGCCGCGACACTCACCCGGCCCGACACCCACTTCGACCTCGTACGCCCCGGCCTCGCCGTGTACGGCCTGTCCCCGGTGCCCGAGGTGTCCTCGCCGGAGGAGCTCGGCCTGGTCCCCGCGATGTCGGTGCGGGCCCGGCTGGCGCTGGTCAAACGCGTGCCGGCCGGGGAGGGCGTGTCGTACGGCCATCGGTACGTCACCTCCGCCGAGACCACGCTCGGCCTGGTGCCGCTGGGGTACGCCGACGGGGTGCCGCGGGCGGCGAGCAACGTCGGGCCGGTGTGGGCCGGCGGCCGGCGGCGTACGATCGCCGGCACCGTGTGCATGGACCAGTTCGTACTCGATCTCGGCGACGACGCCACCGTCGCCGGAGACGAGGTGATCCTGTTCGGCACGGGGACCTCCGGAGAGCCGACCGCCCAGGACTGGGCCGACGCCACCGGCACGATCTCCTGGGAGATCGTCACCCGCGTCGGCGCCCGGGTTCCCCGGCACTACGTCGGGGGGCGGGCCTGA
- the tsaB gene encoding tRNA (adenosine(37)-N6)-threonylcarbamoyltransferase complex dimerization subunit type 1 TsaB, with protein sequence MLLLAFDTATPAITVALHDGTSVVATSTVVDAMRHGELLAPGIAAVLDQAGADRTDLTDVAVGVGPGPFTGLRVGLVTARTLGHVLDIPVHGVCTLDVLAAAAEVDSGPFCVATDARRKEVYWGRYADRHTRVDGPLVDRPDVLATADPVVGRGATLYPAAFPTAAGPMDPDAAVLAELVVSGAAKVVPATPMYLRRPDAVEPRTRGKRVLTAREDRVPT encoded by the coding sequence GTGCTGCTCCTCGCGTTCGACACGGCCACCCCGGCGATCACGGTCGCGCTCCACGACGGGACGTCGGTGGTGGCGACCTCCACGGTCGTGGACGCCATGCGACATGGCGAGCTCCTCGCGCCCGGCATCGCTGCGGTGCTCGACCAGGCCGGTGCGGACCGCACCGACCTGACCGACGTCGCCGTCGGCGTCGGCCCCGGCCCGTTCACCGGGCTGCGGGTGGGCCTGGTGACGGCGCGGACGCTGGGGCACGTCCTGGACATTCCGGTGCACGGCGTGTGCACGCTCGACGTGCTCGCGGCGGCCGCCGAGGTCGATTCCGGGCCGTTCTGCGTGGCGACCGACGCGCGGCGCAAGGAGGTCTACTGGGGGAGGTACGCCGACCGGCACACCCGCGTCGACGGTCCCCTCGTGGACCGGCCGGACGTCCTCGCCACCGCCGACCCCGTGGTCGGGCGCGGTGCGACGCTGTACCCCGCGGCGTTCCCGACGGCGGCCGGTCCCATGGACCCCGACGCCGCCGTGCTGGCCGAACTGGTGGTCTCCGGTGCGGCGAAGGTCGTACCAGCGACTCCGATGTATCTGCGCCGCCCCGACGCGGTCGAGCCCCGCACCCGTGGCAAGCGCGTCCTGACCGCACGCGAGGACCGGGTCCCGACGTGA
- a CDS encoding MDR family MFS transporter yields MSGPASQIAEAPTAAPPRRLAAIFTALMLAMLLAALDQTIVATALPTIVSDLGGLTHLSWVVSAYLLASTVSTPLWGKLGDQYGRKRLFQAAILVFLVGSVLCGQARSMGELIGFRALQGVGGGGLIVLTMALVGEVVSPRERGRYQGIFGGVFGIASVAGPLLGGFFVTNLGWRWVFYINVPLGAVALAVVAVVLPPRTAARAGVRHRIDYLGALTLAGAATCLVLATSWGGTQYAWTSPVIAGLFVASAGFVGAWLAVERRAAEPVLSPRLLALPVFRIGAAIGFVVGFVMFGALAFLPLFLQVVHQVSPTLSGIYLLPMVLGLLATSVASGLVVSRTGHYRVFPLVGTPTIAVGLFLCSRLDEYSTTQAIAGSLLVLGAGLGLVMQVLLTAVQNAVDYSDLGAATSGVTFFRSIGGAFGTAVFGAIFSNQLLGNVASALHGRPLPGGFDPTAIAREPARMAALPPEVRQALLHAYAVSIHSVFVWATPVALAAFVLAWYLRELPLRATAATTATADYGEGMPGRTTVCTSQEEIERALGLLVRRDDRARGMYQQLGQAAGVALPAGSLWALCRIARAGPVRAADLAAMARVPPERARPHVDTLLAAGYVTRDDGHLEVTPSGLAAVDQLVATRRAALGRRLDGWRPEEHPELSALLQRLASTSLGDEADREVFGPGQPVRRDRHL; encoded by the coding sequence ATGAGCGGACCAGCCAGCCAGATCGCCGAGGCGCCGACGGCGGCGCCTCCCCGCCGGTTGGCCGCGATCTTCACCGCACTGATGCTGGCCATGCTGCTGGCCGCCCTCGACCAGACCATCGTGGCCACCGCGCTGCCCACGATCGTGAGCGACCTGGGCGGGCTCACCCACCTGTCCTGGGTGGTCAGCGCGTACCTCCTGGCCTCGACGGTCTCCACGCCGCTGTGGGGCAAACTCGGCGACCAGTACGGCCGCAAACGCCTCTTCCAGGCCGCGATCCTCGTCTTCCTGGTCGGTTCGGTGCTGTGCGGACAGGCCCGGTCGATGGGGGAGCTGATCGGCTTCCGGGCGCTGCAGGGCGTCGGTGGCGGCGGGCTGATCGTGCTGACCATGGCCCTGGTCGGCGAAGTGGTGAGCCCCCGCGAACGCGGCCGCTACCAGGGGATCTTCGGCGGGGTGTTCGGAATCGCGAGCGTCGCGGGCCCGCTGCTCGGCGGCTTCTTCGTGACCAACCTCGGCTGGCGGTGGGTGTTCTACATCAACGTGCCGCTGGGTGCGGTCGCGCTGGCCGTGGTCGCGGTGGTGCTTCCGCCCCGGACGGCCGCCCGCGCGGGGGTGCGGCACCGCATCGACTACCTCGGTGCGCTGACCCTGGCCGGAGCCGCGACCTGCCTGGTGCTGGCGACGTCGTGGGGAGGCACTCAGTACGCCTGGACCTCGCCGGTGATCGCCGGGCTGTTCGTGGCGTCCGCCGGCTTCGTCGGCGCCTGGCTCGCGGTCGAACGCCGCGCGGCCGAGCCGGTCCTCAGTCCCCGGTTGCTGGCGCTGCCGGTCTTCCGGATCGGTGCCGCGATCGGCTTCGTGGTGGGGTTCGTGATGTTCGGCGCGCTGGCGTTCCTGCCGCTGTTCCTGCAGGTGGTGCACCAGGTCAGCCCTACGCTGTCGGGGATCTACCTGCTGCCGATGGTGCTCGGGCTGCTGGCCACGTCGGTGGCCAGCGGGCTGGTGGTCAGCCGTACCGGCCACTACCGCGTCTTCCCGCTGGTGGGCACGCCGACGATCGCGGTGGGGCTGTTCCTGTGCTCCCGGCTGGACGAGTACTCCACCACCCAGGCGATCGCCGGCTCCCTGCTCGTGCTCGGCGCCGGGCTGGGGCTGGTGATGCAGGTGCTGCTCACCGCGGTGCAGAACGCGGTCGACTACTCAGACCTCGGCGCGGCCACGTCGGGGGTGACGTTCTTCCGGTCGATCGGTGGCGCGTTCGGCACGGCGGTGTTCGGTGCGATCTTCTCCAACCAGTTGCTCGGCAACGTCGCGTCCGCCCTGCACGGGCGGCCGCTGCCCGGTGGGTTCGACCCGACCGCGATCGCCCGCGAACCGGCCCGGATGGCCGCGCTCCCGCCGGAGGTGCGGCAGGCGCTGCTGCACGCGTACGCGGTGTCGATCCACTCGGTCTTCGTGTGGGCGACACCGGTGGCGCTCGCGGCGTTCGTCCTGGCGTGGTACCTGCGGGAGCTTCCGCTGCGGGCGACGGCCGCCACCACCGCCACCGCCGACTACGGCGAGGGCATGCCCGGGCGGACGACCGTGTGCACGTCGCAGGAGGAGATCGAACGCGCGCTCGGTCTGCTGGTGCGCCGCGACGATCGGGCCCGCGGGATGTACCAGCAGCTCGGTCAGGCCGCGGGCGTCGCACTTCCGGCCGGCTCGCTGTGGGCGCTGTGCCGGATCGCCCGCGCCGGCCCGGTGCGGGCCGCCGACCTGGCCGCGATGGCGCGGGTACCACCCGAACGTGCCCGGCCGCACGTCGACACGTTGCTGGCCGCGGGGTACGTCACCCGAGACGACGGCCACCTCGAGGTCACCCCGTCCGGGCTGGCGGCGGTGGACCAGTTGGTGGCCACCCGGCGGGCTGCGCTCGGCCGGCGGCTCGACGGCTGGCGACCGGAGGAGCACCCCGAGCTGTCCGCGTTGCTGCAGCGCCTGGCGTCCACGTCGCTGGGCGACGAGGCCGACCGCGAGGTCTTCGGCCCCGGCCAACCGGTCCGCCGTGACCGGCACCTGTGA
- a CDS encoding alpha/beta hydrolase yields MADDEQNPVGRAVERAGQVGRLGRSARVSRVAKAARAARPGRAGGTGRSEGADRMVELLGSRTGVLGAATGMLAAGAAAGIALERYVVGRRRTAGLRDDGPLGTRRGDPTIVKTTDGLELYAEVDEPSPRVADPLTVVFCHGYALNLDCWHFQRAALVGEARLVFYDQRSHGRSGRSPSNLCNVDQLGKDLAEVLTALAPEGPIMLVGHSMGGMSVLALADQHPEIFAERVVGVALLASSAGGLDSVTLGVPGPVGRLVHRLTPAAVAAISRAPGLIERGRKAGSDVAYFLTKHYSFGSKVSRARVEFVAEMLAGTPIEVVADFYPGFATHDKYHALEALHGVETLVMGGREDLITPVEHSREIAERHPAAEYVELSDSGHMFLIEHPDVVNAALLDLLGRAAAAAGSMTRRPVDETG; encoded by the coding sequence ATGGCAGACGACGAGCAGAACCCCGTCGGCCGCGCCGTCGAGCGCGCCGGTCAGGTGGGCAGGCTCGGCCGCTCCGCCCGGGTGTCCCGGGTCGCGAAGGCTGCCAGGGCCGCCCGGCCGGGCAGGGCGGGCGGCACCGGCCGGTCCGAGGGCGCGGACCGGATGGTCGAGCTTCTCGGTAGCCGGACCGGTGTGCTCGGCGCCGCCACCGGCATGCTGGCGGCCGGTGCCGCCGCCGGGATCGCGCTCGAACGCTACGTCGTCGGCCGGCGCCGCACCGCCGGCCTGCGCGACGACGGTCCGCTCGGCACCCGGCGCGGCGACCCGACGATCGTGAAGACCACCGACGGCCTGGAGCTGTACGCCGAGGTCGACGAGCCCAGCCCCCGGGTGGCCGACCCGCTCACCGTGGTCTTCTGCCACGGGTACGCCCTCAACCTCGACTGCTGGCACTTCCAGCGGGCCGCGCTGGTGGGAGAGGCGCGGCTGGTCTTCTACGACCAGCGTTCCCACGGCCGCTCCGGCCGCTCACCCAGCAACCTGTGCAACGTCGACCAGCTCGGCAAGGACCTCGCCGAGGTGCTCACCGCACTCGCCCCGGAGGGCCCGATCATGCTCGTCGGCCACTCGATGGGCGGCATGTCGGTGCTGGCGCTGGCCGACCAGCACCCGGAGATCTTCGCCGAGCGGGTCGTCGGTGTCGCGTTGCTGGCCAGCAGCGCCGGCGGCCTGGACTCGGTGACGCTCGGCGTGCCCGGCCCGGTGGGGCGGCTGGTGCACCGGCTGACGCCGGCCGCGGTGGCCGCGATCTCCCGGGCGCCCGGCCTGATCGAGCGGGGCCGCAAGGCCGGCAGCGACGTGGCGTACTTCCTCACCAAGCACTATTCCTTCGGCTCCAAGGTCTCCCGGGCGCGGGTGGAGTTCGTGGCGGAGATGCTCGCGGGTACGCCGATCGAGGTGGTGGCCGACTTCTACCCGGGGTTCGCCACGCACGACAAGTACCACGCGCTGGAGGCGCTGCACGGCGTGGAGACGCTGGTCATGGGCGGCCGCGAGGACCTGATCACCCCGGTGGAGCACAGCCGGGAGATCGCCGAGCGGCATCCGGCCGCTGAGTACGTCGAGCTGTCCGACAGCGGGCACATGTTCCTGATCGAGCACCCGGACGTGGTCAACGCCGCGCTGTTGGACCTGCTCGGCCGGGCCGCCGCCGCGGCGGGTTCGATGACCAGGCGACCCGTGGACGAGACCGGCTGA
- a CDS encoding holo-ACP synthase has product MIVGLGIDVVDVDRFEATLDRTPGLRTRLFTDVERTRPIAGLAARFAAKEALAKALGAPVGMRWHDAEVITDDDGRPWLAVRGTVAAQTEKLGVTSMHLSMSHDAGIASAVVVLERG; this is encoded by the coding sequence ATGATCGTCGGGCTGGGAATCGACGTGGTCGACGTCGACCGATTCGAGGCGACCCTGGACCGTACGCCCGGGTTACGCACCCGGCTGTTCACCGACGTCGAGCGCACCCGCCCGATCGCGGGCCTGGCCGCGCGGTTCGCGGCGAAGGAGGCGCTGGCCAAGGCGCTCGGCGCCCCGGTCGGCATGCGCTGGCACGACGCCGAGGTGATCACCGACGACGACGGCCGGCCCTGGCTCGCGGTCCGCGGCACGGTGGCCGCGCAGACCGAGAAGCTGGGCGTCACCTCCATGCACCTGTCCATGTCGCACGACGCCGGGATCGCCTCGGCGGTCGTCGTACTCGAGAGGGGCTGA